From Williamwhitmania sp., one genomic window encodes:
- a CDS encoding NAD-dependent epimerase/dehydratase family protein, which produces MLKIGITGQTGFIGTHLFNFLALQKEVVLIPFKDEYFQDFTKLGTFVSECDAVVHLAAMNRHGDPQVIYDTNIGLVKRLIGACEATSATPHILFASSTQEERDNLYGKSKKDGRKILEEWAQRSGAAFTGLIIPNVFGPFGNPYYNSVIATFCHQLTHNEQPKIEVDGDLKLIYVGELVEVIWGNIKDKSIKTKNKSEKIKGLDGVEVCPIPHTAQKKVSEILTLLEGYKENYFGKGIFPNLDDRFELNLFNTFVCYIDHGSFFPFPLKMNTDERGTFVETVKLNSGGQISFSTTKSGITRGNHFHTRKAERFAVIKGKAQIKIRRIGTDRVYTFELDGEKPSFVDMPIWFTHNITNVGTEEVYTIFWINEPFNAEDPDTYFEKV; this is translated from the coding sequence ATGCTTAAAATAGGAATTACCGGCCAGACGGGGTTTATTGGAACCCACCTCTTCAACTTCCTTGCGTTGCAGAAGGAGGTTGTTCTTATACCCTTTAAGGATGAGTATTTTCAGGACTTTACCAAACTCGGAACATTTGTAAGCGAGTGCGATGCGGTGGTTCACTTGGCAGCCATGAACCGCCACGGCGACCCACAGGTAATATACGATACCAATATTGGGCTGGTAAAACGTCTTATTGGTGCCTGTGAGGCAACGTCGGCAACTCCGCATATCCTCTTTGCTTCCAGCACCCAGGAGGAGCGCGACAACCTCTATGGAAAATCGAAGAAGGATGGTCGAAAGATTCTGGAGGAGTGGGCCCAAAGAAGTGGTGCAGCCTTTACCGGACTGATCATACCCAACGTGTTTGGCCCGTTTGGGAACCCATACTACAACTCGGTTATAGCAACTTTTTGCCATCAGCTGACGCATAACGAGCAGCCAAAAATTGAGGTTGACGGCGATCTAAAGCTGATATATGTGGGAGAGCTGGTGGAGGTTATTTGGGGGAATATAAAAGACAAAAGTATAAAGACAAAGAATAAAAGTGAGAAGATAAAAGGGCTGGATGGTGTGGAGGTTTGCCCTATACCGCATACTGCTCAGAAAAAGGTGTCTGAAATATTGACGTTGCTGGAAGGGTATAAAGAAAACTATTTTGGGAAGGGAATATTTCCCAATTTGGATGATAGGTTTGAGCTTAACCTTTTCAATACGTTTGTTTGCTACATTGACCATGGTTCATTTTTTCCATTTCCGCTGAAGATGAATACCGATGAACGGGGGACATTTGTAGAAACGGTGAAGCTTAATAGTGGTGGGCAAATATCATTCTCAACTACCAAGTCGGGGATTACAAGGGGTAACCATTTCCACACCCGCAAGGCCGAACGGTTTGCAGTGATTAAGGGAAAGGCTCAAATTAAAATTAGAAGGATTGGAACCGACAGGGTCTATACTTTCGAGTTGGATGGCGAAAAACCCTCGTTTGTGGATATGCCTATCTGGTTTACGCACAACATCACCAACGTTGGGACTGAAGAGGTCTATACCATTTTTTGGATAAACGAACCGTTTAATGCGGAGGATCCGGATACCTATTTTGAAAAAGTTTAA
- a CDS encoding GxxExxY protein encodes MIENDISYAIRGAAFKIHSTLGPGLLESSYEATLAYELTKLGYDVKQQVGLPLVYEEIKLDVGYRIDLLVNDCVIVEIKSVEALNDVHHKQLLTYLKLSGKKLGLLINFNVASLKDGIVRIVNNL; translated from the coding sequence ATGATTGAGAATGATATTTCGTATGCCATTAGAGGAGCAGCATTCAAGATTCATTCAACATTAGGCCCAGGGTTGCTAGAGTCTTCCTACGAAGCTACTTTAGCTTATGAACTTACTAAACTTGGGTATGATGTCAAGCAACAAGTAGGCTTACCCCTTGTATATGAAGAGATAAAACTAGACGTTGGTTATAGGATCGATTTATTGGTAAATGATTGCGTTATAGTGGAAATTAAGTCTGTTGAGGCATTAAATGATGTACATCACAAGCAGTTGTTGACATATCTTAAATTGTCAGGAAAAAAGTTAGGTCTTTTAATAAACTTCAATGTTGCTTCACTTAAGGATGGGATTGTTCGAATAGTAAACAACCTATAG
- a CDS encoding four helix bundle protein codes for MTITKFEDLEIWQEARNLCAKIRWISENTSLKTDYSLKDQVLRSSGSIMDNIAEGFERDGNKEFIQFLYISKGSLGETRSQLHRIFDAGHITKEKYDELIGDSLHLIPRIAGFISYLSKSEYQGLKKKK; via the coding sequence ATGACCATAACTAAGTTTGAGGATTTAGAAATTTGGCAAGAGGCTCGCAATTTGTGTGCGAAAATCAGGTGGATTTCGGAGAATACAAGTCTGAAAACAGATTACTCATTGAAAGATCAGGTTTTACGATCGAGTGGTTCGATAATGGACAATATTGCAGAGGGGTTTGAACGTGATGGCAATAAGGAGTTCATTCAATTTCTATACATCTCAAAGGGTTCACTGGGCGAGACTAGGTCACAGTTGCATCGAATTTTTGATGCCGGACATATTACTAAGGAGAAGTATGACGAACTAATTGGAGACTCTCTGCACTTAATACCTCGGATTGCCGGATTCATAAGTTACCTCTCAAAATCGGAATACCAAGGTTTGAAAAAGAAAAAATAG
- a CDS encoding DegT/DnrJ/EryC1/StrS family aminotransferase codes for MVAFLDLKAISNSFEPELTKAVQRVVSSGWYLLGEEVHAFEKEYAEYIGTKHCIGVANGLDALRLILKAYIELGVMAEGDEIIVPANTYIASILAITDNRLKPVLVEPDINSYNIDPSLIEARITERTKGIMIVHLYGQCAMHPEIERLVERYNLRLIEDNAQAAGTSYTVKHGAPLLRTGSLGDAAGHSFYPGKNLGALGDGGAVTTNNDELAETIRALANYGSKKKYENIYQGLNSRLDEIQAAVLRVKLPRLDADNQRRREIAQYYCDNITNPEIVLPQLFQEPKPSSGVPSIGRAGRRSQIRNQKSEIRNNLTHIWHLFVIRNTQRDKLQSYLSASGIQTLIHYPIPPHKQLAYSQWNGLTFPITEQIHREVLSLPMSPVMTKEEIQCVVNQINRFS; via the coding sequence ATGGTAGCATTTCTGGATTTAAAAGCAATAAGTAACAGTTTTGAACCTGAATTAACTAAGGCTGTTCAGCGCGTGGTTAGCTCGGGTTGGTATTTGCTGGGTGAGGAGGTGCATGCCTTCGAGAAAGAGTATGCAGAATATATTGGGACTAAGCACTGCATTGGGGTGGCCAACGGGCTCGATGCGCTACGGCTAATCCTTAAGGCTTACATAGAGTTGGGTGTAATGGCCGAGGGGGACGAGATTATTGTTCCGGCCAACACCTACATTGCCTCCATACTTGCCATTACCGACAACCGGCTAAAGCCTGTGTTAGTAGAACCGGATATCAACAGCTACAACATCGATCCATCGCTTATTGAGGCAAGGATTACCGAGCGCACCAAGGGGATTATGATTGTGCACCTCTACGGCCAATGCGCCATGCACCCCGAAATTGAGCGGTTGGTGGAGAGGTATAACCTTAGGCTAATTGAGGATAACGCCCAAGCCGCTGGTACTAGCTACACAGTGAAACACGGTGCACCTTTGCTAAGGACGGGCTCGCTGGGTGATGCTGCCGGTCACAGCTTTTACCCCGGAAAGAATTTGGGTGCGCTGGGCGATGGGGGAGCCGTTACCACCAACAACGATGAGTTGGCCGAAACCATTCGGGCCCTGGCCAACTACGGTTCCAAAAAGAAGTATGAAAATATTTACCAAGGCTTAAATTCCCGTCTCGACGAGATTCAAGCTGCAGTGCTCCGCGTTAAGCTGCCGCGGCTGGATGCCGACAACCAACGTCGACGCGAAATAGCACAATACTACTGCGACAACATAACCAATCCAGAAATAGTTCTTCCTCAATTATTTCAGGAGCCAAAACCGAGTTCGGGAGTACCGTCAATTGGCCGGGCAGGTCGGCGAAGCCAAATTAGGAATCAGAAATCAGAAATCAGGAATAATCTCACCCACATTTGGCATCTCTTTGTAATCCGAAATACTCAACGCGATAAATTACAGAGCTACTTAAGCGCGAGTGGAATCCAAACCCTGATTCATTACCCTATTCCACCACATAAGCAGCTGGCGTATAGTCAGTGGAATGGGTTAACCTTCCCCATTACTGAGCAAATTCATAGAGAGGTGCTAAGTCTACCCATGAGTCCGGTGATGACGAAGGAGGAGATTCAATGCGTAGTAAATCAAATAAATAGGTTTTCGTAG
- a CDS encoding FdtA/QdtA family cupin domain-containing protein, with amino-acid sequence MNTTTVQLINLPKLLDPRGNLSFIEEENHVPFKIERVYWIYDVPGGEVRGGHAFKEQQELIVALSGSFDVVVDDGLQKQKYSLNRSYVGLYIPAGLWRDMENFSTNSVAMVLSSTAYSEKDYIRSYDEFLKFKGL; translated from the coding sequence ATGAATACCACAACCGTTCAGCTAATCAACCTCCCCAAGCTCCTCGATCCTAGAGGAAACCTCTCGTTTATTGAGGAGGAGAACCACGTTCCGTTTAAGATAGAGCGGGTTTACTGGATTTACGACGTTCCGGGAGGTGAGGTGCGGGGCGGACATGCCTTTAAGGAGCAGCAGGAGCTCATTGTGGCCCTCTCCGGCAGCTTCGATGTGGTGGTGGACGATGGCCTGCAGAAGCAAAAATACTCCCTGAACCGCTCCTACGTTGGGCTATATATTCCGGCCGGGCTTTGGCGCGACATGGAGAACTTCTCCACCAACTCTGTTGCAATGGTGCTTAGCTCCACAGCATACTCGGAGAAAGATTATATTCGCAGCTACGATGAGTTCCTAAAATTCAAAGGGTTATGA
- a CDS encoding RNA-binding domain-containing protein, with protein sequence MPSCPIGGMGFSSSSIRMTLKEIQEVIRQGEGLRLELKSSFNDEVIETVVAFSNTVGGIVIIGIDNKKKLIGVHVGEETIQKIVNEIKNKTNPSVFVDIESLNVDTKHILIIRVQEYPIKPISFKGRYYKRVKNSNHLLTVGEVVQLHQITFNTSWDYAIDYNHSLDDISMEKVARFISLANKNRLIPIDDTPLDVLKKFEFIREGRITIACYLLFCKNDTLLSTVELGRFETETSISDGLTIRGDLLGQVESILSFIGKHIKKAYIITGKAQREERYDYPQESLREIVLNMIVHRDYSHSSDSIIKIFDDKIEFFNPGGLLHPLTVDKLKSGNYSSITRNKQIATLFKEVGLIEKYGSGVRRITHNFLVNSLPEPKFENFQHGFRVTVYSKFHEINEKVVEKVVEKVVENLTMPQKKIVESITENPKISALEISKTIGLSHRKTQENIKKLKDKGVLKRIGPAKGGHWEIVRGEE encoded by the coding sequence ATGCCAAGCTGTCCAATAGGTGGCATGGGATTTAGCAGTAGCAGTATTAGAATGACCCTGAAGGAGATACAAGAAGTAATTAGGCAAGGAGAAGGGCTCAGATTGGAGTTGAAAAGCAGCTTCAACGATGAGGTTATTGAAACCGTGGTTGCATTCTCAAATACTGTTGGTGGAATTGTAATCATTGGTATCGACAATAAGAAAAAGTTAATTGGGGTTCATGTTGGTGAGGAGACAATTCAAAAAATCGTTAACGAAATAAAAAACAAGACAAATCCATCAGTTTTTGTTGATATTGAATCACTGAACGTTGACACTAAGCACATTTTGATCATTAGAGTACAGGAGTATCCCATAAAGCCTATTTCATTTAAGGGCAGGTATTATAAGCGCGTTAAAAATTCAAATCATCTGCTTACAGTTGGTGAGGTTGTGCAGCTTCACCAGATTACTTTTAATACAAGTTGGGATTATGCCATTGATTATAACCATTCGCTTGATGACATTTCAATGGAAAAGGTAGCCCGGTTTATATCTCTGGCAAATAAAAATCGACTTATACCTATTGATGATACTCCCCTTGATGTGCTAAAGAAGTTTGAGTTTATCAGGGAGGGCAGGATCACCATTGCCTGCTACCTTCTTTTTTGTAAAAACGACACCCTGCTTTCGACGGTCGAGCTCGGGCGTTTCGAAACAGAAACGTCCATTAGCGATGGATTGACTATTCGAGGGGACTTGCTTGGTCAGGTTGAATCTATCCTTTCATTTATTGGCAAACATATCAAAAAGGCATACATCATTACGGGCAAAGCTCAACGCGAAGAGAGGTATGACTATCCACAGGAATCCTTGAGAGAGATTGTTTTAAATATGATTGTTCATCGTGACTATTCCCATAGCAGCGACTCAATCATTAAAATATTCGATGATAAAATAGAATTTTTTAATCCAGGAGGGCTGCTTCACCCGCTAACGGTGGATAAACTAAAAAGCGGTAATTACTCTTCAATAACGCGTAATAAGCAGATCGCAACCTTATTCAAGGAGGTGGGGTTAATCGAAAAGTATGGATCCGGCGTAAGGAGGATTACCCACAATTTTTTGGTAAACAGCCTGCCTGAGCCAAAATTTGAGAATTTTCAGCATGGCTTCAGGGTTACAGTATATTCTAAATTCCACGAAATAAACGAAAAGGTCGTAGAAAAGGTCGTAGAAAAGGTCGTAGAAAATCTAACAATGCCCCAAAAGAAAATTGTTGAAAGTATTACTGAAAATCCAAAAATTTCGGCACTCGAAATATCAAAAACCATCGGTCTTTCTCATAGGAAAACTCAAGAAAATATAAAAAAACTTAAGGATAAGGGCGTGCTTAAAAGAATCGGCCCCGCGAAGGGTGGCCATTGGGAAATAGTGAGAGGTGAAGAGTGA
- a CDS encoding O-antigen translocase translates to MSEQQTSYRQIMKATSIFGGVQVFTIIVSIIRSKFIAVLLGPAGMGIAGLLTSTTGLINGLTNFGLGTSAVKDVAAANATGDETRIATIVTVLQRWVWITGVLGALVTLIFSHWLSLLTFGNSDYTVAFVWLAITLLFQQLTTGRLVVLQGMRKLSYLAKANMTGSLMGLFISVPIYYIYGVRGIVPALIISSITAMLVAWYFSHKVAILPVKVSRAQTVEQGRGMLKMGLTISVTGLITLGVAYIVRIFISHTGGVAQVGLYNAGFAIVNTYVGLVFTAMGTDYYPRLAGVANDRKKTNQAINQQAEVAILILAPIIIIFLVLINWVVIVLYSSKFVGVNGMIHWAALGILFKAVSWSIAFIFLAKGASKLFFWNELITNFYLLAFNLLFYKYYGLNGLGFSFLLTYFIYAIQVYVVARVKYAFAFDAAFYKVFGIQLVLGVAAFVVIKTTVAPVNYIIGILLIILSILYSFRELDRRIGLKAALSTVIKRFTGK, encoded by the coding sequence ATGTCCGAACAGCAAACCTCCTACCGCCAAATAATGAAAGCCACCTCCATCTTTGGTGGGGTGCAGGTATTTACCATTATAGTTAGCATAATACGCTCCAAGTTTATTGCGGTGCTGTTGGGTCCTGCAGGTATGGGTATTGCAGGGTTGCTAACCTCCACTACCGGGTTAATAAACGGCTTAACAAACTTTGGGTTGGGTACCAGCGCGGTAAAGGACGTGGCGGCCGCCAACGCCACCGGCGACGAAACCCGCATTGCCACCATAGTTACCGTGCTGCAGCGTTGGGTATGGATAACCGGAGTGTTGGGGGCCTTGGTTACCCTCATCTTTTCGCACTGGCTAAGCCTGCTCACCTTTGGGAATTCCGATTACACCGTTGCCTTTGTTTGGCTGGCCATAACCCTGCTTTTCCAGCAGCTCACCACCGGGCGGTTGGTAGTGCTGCAGGGGATGCGTAAGTTGAGCTACCTCGCCAAGGCCAACATGACGGGTAGCCTAATGGGTCTTTTTATTTCGGTGCCCATATACTACATCTACGGCGTAAGGGGTATTGTTCCAGCCCTTATCATTAGTTCGATTACTGCCATGCTGGTGGCTTGGTACTTCTCGCACAAGGTGGCCATTCTACCCGTTAAGGTAAGCCGTGCTCAAACGGTGGAGCAGGGACGTGGGATGCTTAAGATGGGTTTAACCATTAGTGTCACAGGCCTAATTACCTTGGGTGTTGCCTACATAGTTCGCATATTCATAAGCCATACGGGAGGTGTTGCGCAGGTTGGATTGTATAATGCTGGTTTTGCCATTGTTAATACCTATGTGGGGCTGGTGTTTACTGCAATGGGTACGGACTACTACCCACGGTTGGCAGGGGTGGCGAATGACAGGAAAAAAACAAACCAAGCCATTAACCAGCAGGCAGAGGTGGCCATTCTAATTTTGGCACCGATAATCATTATTTTCCTAGTATTGATAAACTGGGTTGTAATTGTTCTCTACTCAAGTAAGTTTGTTGGAGTAAACGGGATGATTCACTGGGCAGCCCTTGGTATTTTGTTTAAAGCGGTGAGCTGGTCAATTGCGTTTATATTTTTGGCCAAGGGTGCTAGCAAGCTGTTTTTTTGGAATGAGCTAATTACTAATTTCTACCTGTTGGCATTTAATCTCCTCTTCTATAAGTATTATGGCCTGAATGGTCTTGGATTCTCCTTTTTGCTCACTTACTTTATTTATGCGATACAGGTATATGTGGTGGCTAGGGTGAAGTATGCATTCGCATTCGATGCAGCATTTTACAAGGTGTTTGGTATTCAGCTAGTTTTAGGAGTTGCTGCCTTTGTGGTTATAAAAACAACGGTAGCTCCGGTAAATTATATCATTGGAATATTATTAATAATACTTTCTATCCTCTACTCTTTTAGGGAATTGGATAGAAGAATTGGTTTAAAAGCAGCGCTTTCCACAGTAATAAAACGATTTACCGGTAAATAA
- a CDS encoding DapH/DapD/GlmU-related protein, producing MEPFRHYVVSKKATIGKNVSIGEGAVIYDNVEIGDNAFIGPYCIIGEPTAMFYKNPNTHEFKKTIIGKNAIIRSFTTIYEDVVIGDFFQTGHHAIIREKTIIGHHTSFGSSSELPGRATIGNYVRIHSKVMLSENNFIEDYVWIFPFVVLTNVKHPPIGDFQVTRIKEYAQIFAQTTILPGITIGRNAIVGAGTMVTKDVGDERLVVGNPGRDIKSVRDIRDDDGNLIYPWRDYLTENRGYPWQINEF from the coding sequence ATGGAACCATTTAGACACTATGTAGTAAGCAAGAAAGCGACCATTGGAAAAAATGTATCTATCGGTGAGGGTGCAGTCATTTATGACAATGTTGAGATTGGGGATAATGCATTTATCGGACCTTATTGCATTATTGGTGAACCCACAGCTATGTTTTATAAGAACCCAAATACTCATGAGTTCAAAAAAACAATTATTGGCAAAAATGCTATAATAAGATCGTTTACAACAATATATGAGGATGTTGTAATTGGGGATTTTTTCCAAACTGGTCACCATGCTATTATTCGAGAGAAAACAATAATTGGTCATCATACGAGCTTTGGATCATCTTCTGAACTACCAGGAAGGGCAACAATAGGCAACTATGTGAGAATACATAGCAAGGTGATGCTTAGTGAAAATAATTTTATTGAGGATTATGTATGGATATTCCCATTTGTTGTTCTTACTAACGTTAAGCATCCGCCAATTGGTGATTTTCAGGTGACAAGAATTAAAGAGTATGCACAAATATTTGCTCAAACTACAATTCTGCCAGGGATTACCATAGGAAGAAACGCAATAGTGGGGGCAGGGACAATGGTAACCAAGGATGTTGGGGATGAACGCTTAGTTGTTGGAAATCCGGGAAGAGATATTAAGTCGGTTCGGGATATTCGTGACGATGATGGAAATTTGATATATCCTTGGAGGGATTATTTAACCGAAAATCGGGGCTATCCATGGCAGATTAATGAATTTTAA
- the wecB gene encoding UDP-N-acetylglucosamine 2-epimerase (non-hydrolyzing), which produces MKSKLKVLTVVGTRPEIIRLSRTMALLDEHLTQVIVHTGQNYDYELNEIFWKELELRKPDYFLGVDTSSLGAAVGDILRKTEAVIIKEQPDAMLVLGDTNSCLSAYIAKRMHIPIFHMEAGNRSFDFNVPEEVNRRIIDHIADFNLVYTEHARRHLISEGLPHRRIYLTGSPMKEVLDYYKPKIDASSALSHLSLVAGSYFLVSTHREENVDNPENLRKILTVLNRLAESYNLPVIVSTHPRTLKRMEQITDMAMDKRISFMKPFGFLDYVHLQQNALCTISDSGTISEESAMLNFPAISIRQSMERPEAQDAGTIILSGFDPQVVLDSIALAVEEHKRGGYKNIAEDYLVENTSWRVLKLIMGNAKLSNRWHGI; this is translated from the coding sequence ATGAAATCTAAACTCAAAGTCTTAACCGTTGTTGGTACACGCCCCGAAATAATTCGCCTATCGCGGACCATGGCGTTGCTCGATGAGCACCTAACCCAGGTAATAGTGCATACCGGTCAGAACTACGACTACGAGCTTAATGAAATATTTTGGAAAGAGCTGGAACTACGGAAACCCGATTACTTTTTGGGTGTAGACACCTCTTCCCTTGGAGCCGCTGTTGGTGATATCCTACGCAAAACGGAGGCGGTTATCATAAAAGAGCAACCCGACGCCATGCTGGTGCTGGGCGACACCAACTCCTGCCTCTCGGCATACATTGCAAAGCGGATGCACATCCCCATTTTTCACATGGAGGCCGGAAACCGCAGCTTCGACTTTAATGTTCCAGAGGAGGTTAACCGCCGCATTATTGACCATATTGCCGACTTTAACCTGGTATATACCGAGCATGCCCGCCGACACTTGATATCCGAGGGCTTGCCGCACCGCAGAATTTATCTCACCGGCTCACCCATGAAGGAGGTGTTGGACTACTACAAGCCCAAGATCGATGCCTCTTCTGCTTTAAGTCACCTGTCACTCGTCGCTGGTAGCTACTTCCTCGTTTCCACCCATCGCGAGGAGAATGTGGATAACCCGGAAAACCTGCGCAAGATACTTACGGTTCTAAATCGACTGGCCGAGAGCTATAATCTACCGGTAATTGTGTCTACCCATCCGCGCACGCTGAAGCGCATGGAGCAGATTACCGATATGGCAATGGATAAGCGTATCTCCTTTATGAAACCCTTTGGCTTTCTGGACTACGTTCATTTGCAGCAGAACGCCCTTTGCACCATTTCCGATAGCGGAACCATTAGCGAGGAGTCGGCCATGCTGAACTTCCCCGCAATTTCCATACGGCAGAGCATGGAGCGACCCGAGGCACAGGATGCGGGAACCATAATTCTTTCGGGCTTTGACCCACAGGTGGTGCTCGATTCCATTGCCCTTGCGGTTGAGGAGCATAAGCGTGGTGGCTATAAAAATATTGCCGAGGATTACCTTGTGGAGAATACCTCCTGGCGGGTGCTGAAGCTTATTATGGGGAATGCCAAGCTGTCCAATAGGTGGCATGGGATTTAG
- a CDS encoding FdtA/QdtA family cupin domain-containing protein has translation MSSTIFDCVVMPLSKTHNRAGNITIVEGEQNLPFDIKRVYYLYDIPGGESRGGHAHRNLYQLVVAASGAFDVLLDDGKNRKVVTLNRPDFGLLIVPGIWRELFEFSSGAVCLVLASTNYDEADYLRNYKDFTVFKEIIHGTI, from the coding sequence ATGAGCAGCACTATTTTCGATTGCGTGGTAATGCCCTTGAGCAAGACTCATAACCGTGCTGGCAATATCACCATTGTGGAGGGCGAGCAGAACCTCCCGTTTGACATAAAACGTGTTTACTACCTCTACGACATTCCCGGTGGCGAATCGCGCGGGGGCCATGCACACCGGAACCTCTACCAACTGGTGGTGGCCGCCAGCGGAGCTTTCGACGTATTGCTCGATGATGGAAAAAACCGAAAGGTGGTTACACTCAACCGCCCCGACTTTGGACTGCTGATTGTTCCTGGTATTTGGCGTGAACTCTTTGAATTTTCGTCGGGAGCGGTTTGCTTGGTTCTAGCTTCTACTAATTATGATGAGGCTGACTATTTACGCAACTATAAAGATTTTACTGTATTCAAAGAGATAATTCATGGAACCATTTAG
- a CDS encoding glycosyltransferase encodes MSTNKQPLVSIVVITYNSSKYIVETLESAKAQTHQEIELIVSDDCSTDNTVEICQEWISKNRLRFVRVELLSVLKNTGIPANCNRGAKMARGTWLKFIAGDDVLCSNCIKDNIEFVKSNSLVRIVSSRIIYIDQDSRLIENVYDEYLNLRKHYFALDHKEQLRFYVRIPLFLNSPTFFINRDALIQLNYFDEDLRIYEDISLVY; translated from the coding sequence ATGAGTACAAACAAACAGCCACTGGTATCCATAGTAGTTATTACCTATAATTCTTCAAAATATATAGTCGAAACACTTGAAAGCGCGAAGGCGCAAACCCATCAGGAAATTGAGTTGATAGTAAGCGATGATTGCTCCACCGATAATACAGTTGAAATTTGCCAAGAATGGATAAGTAAGAATCGGCTTCGATTTGTAAGAGTAGAGTTGCTCTCTGTTCTTAAAAATACAGGGATACCTGCTAATTGTAATCGTGGTGCAAAGATGGCTAGAGGAACTTGGTTGAAATTTATAGCCGGAGATGATGTTTTGTGTAGTAATTGTATTAAAGATAATATCGAATTTGTAAAATCAAATAGTTTAGTTCGTATTGTTTCTTCAAGAATTATCTACATCGATCAAGATAGCAGACTAATTGAGAATGTTTATGATGAGTATTTAAACCTAAGAAAACATTACTTTGCATTGGATCATAAGGAGCAGTTAAGATTCTATGTAAGGATTCCATTATTTTTAAACTCACCTACTTTTTTCATCAATCGAGATGCACTAATTCAACTTAATTATTTTGATGAGGATTTAAGGATATATGAAGATATTTCTCTGGTATAC
- a CDS encoding polysaccharide biosynthesis protein — MFKGNTLLITGGTGSFGNAVLKRFIASDIKEIRIFSRDEKKQDDMRHQYNSSKVKYYIGDVRDKRSLDYAMQGVDYVFHAAALKQVPSCEFFPMEAVRTNVIGTENVIDSAVEHGVKRLINLSTDKAVYPINAMGISKAMAEKVTISKARATKEGGTVICSTRYGNVMASRGSVIPLFIDQIKAGNSITITDPTMTRFMMTLDDAVDLVLYAFEHGRPGDIFVQKAPACTIETLAKAMIELYKAKSEIKIIGTRHGEKVYETLVNREEMVRAEDVGNYFRISADSRDLNYERYFTEGESAVSKMEDYTSHNTTILDVDGIKKLLLKLDEVRLEVN; from the coding sequence ATGTTCAAGGGAAATACCTTACTAATTACCGGAGGAACAGGTTCATTTGGAAATGCCGTTCTGAAGCGATTTATTGCTAGCGATATAAAGGAAATACGCATATTTAGCCGTGATGAGAAGAAGCAGGACGATATGCGGCATCAATACAATAGCAGTAAGGTGAAGTATTATATTGGCGATGTGCGCGATAAGCGTAGCCTCGACTATGCCATGCAGGGAGTTGACTATGTTTTTCATGCTGCTGCCCTAAAGCAGGTTCCATCGTGTGAGTTTTTTCCAATGGAGGCGGTACGTACCAATGTAATAGGAACGGAAAACGTTATCGATAGCGCCGTTGAGCATGGCGTGAAACGGTTAATCAACCTGAGCACCGATAAGGCCGTTTACCCTATCAATGCAATGGGCATATCCAAGGCAATGGCCGAAAAGGTTACAATATCTAAGGCACGCGCAACCAAGGAGGGCGGAACAGTAATCTGCTCCACTCGCTATGGAAATGTTATGGCCTCTAGAGGTTCGGTAATTCCGCTGTTTATCGATCAAATTAAGGCTGGCAACTCAATAACCATTACTGACCCCACCATGACCCGATTCATGATGACGTTGGATGACGCCGTTGATTTGGTTTTGTACGCTTTTGAGCACGGACGGCCCGGTGATATATTTGTGCAAAAGGCACCTGCCTGCACCATTGAGACGCTTGCGAAGGCCATGATTGAACTTTACAAAGCCAAAAGCGAAATCAAGATTATTGGCACACGGCATGGAGAAAAGGTATATGAAACACTCGTAAACCGTGAGGAGATGGTAAGAGCCGAAGATGTGGGCAACTATTTCCGCATTTCCGCCGATTCGCGCGACCTAAACTACGAGCGATATTTCACCGAGGGTGAATCTGCTGTATCGAAAATGGAGGACTACACCTCGCACAACACGACGATTCTTGATGTAGACGGTATAAAAAAATTGCTTCTCAAGCTAGATGAAGTTAGATTGGAAGTTAATTAA